The Aureispira anguillae genome contains a region encoding:
- a CDS encoding T9SS type A sorting domain-containing protein, with translation MKLIYILLGCFFCYNSIGQITTFNKRMQLGDGNTILTSLEATDSYYYVTGFVRDTINSGKTTLFLKTDTLGQIIFSKILLDSFYTNETWAPSLQTNYDGALILSAYRYDNQLKMMGGVLKYNTQGNLVWSSFYTNPHSWNYSIRPDDVRATLDSNYIIVSSIHSPQGASDIGILKIDSDGNEELNITRGTIDHVEHTPCVYVDSDNSYIIGYQQDNLSGVNINYTVRSKLEKIDSLGNSVWVYQSPNTQQIHGVNDLIKSKDGGWVIASAWGSERLGATGTWSTPIQEAYVYKLDSSRNFLWGTKFHSDALTTANFQKIVALEDSSLVAFGTVVRLYPQPNPIYNIIHGRIVKLSPNGDSIWSREYEYLNAANSAYTIYDAERTPDGGFLICGEANIIGTGVHQQGWLLKLDEEGCLVPGCHLISGVLPTQKPAALNLLLYPNPTTDYLNVHYYNPSLQEDLSFRVLDVQGRLLKEYKTYDQSDKTYILPIYDLEAGVYILELRQEGALIGSEEFLKG, from the coding sequence ATGAAATTAATTTATATATTATTGGGTTGTTTTTTTTGCTATAATAGTATTGGGCAGATTACAACTTTTAATAAACGGATGCAGTTAGGGGATGGGAATACGATTTTAACAAGTTTAGAAGCGACAGATTCTTATTATTATGTGACTGGTTTTGTTCGAGATACGATTAATAGTGGAAAGACAACCTTATTTTTAAAAACAGATACCTTGGGTCAGATCATTTTTAGTAAAATCTTATTAGACAGTTTTTATACTAATGAAACATGGGCACCTTCTTTACAAACGAATTATGATGGTGCTTTGATTTTGTCTGCTTATCGATATGACAATCAGTTAAAAATGATGGGAGGAGTGTTGAAATACAATACTCAGGGAAATTTAGTGTGGTCTAGTTTTTATACTAATCCTCATTCGTGGAATTATTCAATAAGACCTGATGATGTGAGGGCTACTTTGGATAGTAATTATATAATTGTTAGTTCAATTCATAGCCCACAGGGAGCAAGTGATATTGGTATTTTAAAAATAGATAGTGACGGTAATGAGGAACTGAATATAACAAGAGGTACGATAGACCATGTAGAACATACCCCCTGTGTCTATGTAGATAGTGACAATAGTTATATAATCGGCTATCAGCAAGATAATTTAAGTGGTGTAAATATCAACTATACGGTACGAAGCAAGCTAGAAAAAATAGACAGTCTAGGGAATAGTGTATGGGTATATCAAAGTCCCAATACACAACAGATTCATGGAGTTAATGATTTAATAAAAAGTAAAGATGGAGGTTGGGTTATTGCTTCTGCATGGGGCAGTGAACGATTAGGAGCTACAGGGACATGGTCTACCCCTATTCAGGAAGCCTATGTTTATAAACTAGATAGTAGCCGTAACTTTTTATGGGGAACCAAATTTCATTCAGATGCTTTGACCACAGCAAATTTTCAAAAAATTGTAGCATTAGAAGATAGTAGCTTGGTCGCCTTTGGAACAGTAGTTCGATTATATCCACAACCCAACCCAATTTATAATATCATCCATGGTAGAATCGTAAAATTATCCCCAAATGGAGATAGTATTTGGAGTCGAGAATATGAATACCTCAATGCCGCCAATTCAGCATACACTATCTACGATGCAGAGCGAACGCCAGATGGTGGTTTCTTGATTTGTGGAGAAGCGAATATTATAGGCACAGGCGTTCATCAACAAGGCTGGTTACTAAAACTAGACGAAGAGGGCTGTCTGGTACCAGGTTGTCATTTGATATCGGGGGTATTGCCTACTCAAAAACCTGCTGCTCTAAACCTGTTGCTCTATCCCAATCCCACAACCGACTATTTAAATGTCCATTATTACAATCCTAGCCTCCAAGAAGATTTAAGCTTTCGAGTGCTGGATGTACAAGGTCGCCTCTTAAAGGAGTATAAGACCTACGACCAATCGGACAAAACGTATATCCTCCCCATATATGATTTGGAGGCTGGGGTTTATATCTTGGAGCTAAGGCAGGAGGGGGCTTTGATTGGGAGTGAGGAGTTTTTGAAGGGGTGA
- a CDS encoding T9SS type A sorting domain-containing protein translates to MRGILIVVLCLLVEVTFCQVVTFNKRMELGCGNTILTGLEVTDSCYYVTGIARDSITCQLGALFTRYDSLGNLLFYTINIGYETWFPYLRTNLKNELVSAPYFYDSTGMYGGIFYYDSVGTGAIKPFDHPYTVGTFIRPDDMRITQDSGYLVTNSINDSSGVGDISILKLDKNVEKEWHITRGVLNYVEHTPCVYVDSDNSYIIGYQQDNLSGVNINYTVRSKLEKIDSLGNSVWVYQSPNTQQIHGVNDLIKSKDGGWVIASAWGSERLGATGTWSTPIQEAYVYKLDSSRNFLWGTKFHSDALTTANFQKIVALEDSSLVAFGTVVRLYPQPNPIYNIIHGRIVKLSPNGDSIWSREYEYLNAANSAYTIYDAERTPDGGFLICGEANIIGTGVHQQGWLLKLDEEGCLVPGCHLVSGVLPTQRPAALNLLLYPNPTTDYLNVHYYNPSPQEDLSFRVLDVQGRLLKEYKTYDQSDKTYILSVYDLEAGVYILELRQKGALIGSEEFLKR, encoded by the coding sequence ATGAGAGGGATTTTAATAGTAGTATTGTGCTTATTAGTAGAGGTGACTTTTTGTCAAGTAGTAACCTTTAATAAACGGATGGAACTAGGTTGCGGTAATACGATTTTAACAGGTTTAGAGGTAACGGATTCTTGTTATTATGTGACGGGGATAGCAAGAGATAGTATAACATGTCAGTTAGGAGCACTGTTTACTAGATATGACAGCCTAGGGAATTTGTTGTTTTATACTATAAATATTGGTTATGAAACGTGGTTTCCTTATTTAAGAACAAATTTAAAAAATGAGTTGGTTTCTGCACCTTATTTTTATGATTCAACAGGTATGTATGGGGGGATTTTTTATTATGATAGTGTGGGGACTGGTGCAATAAAACCTTTTGATCACCCTTACACAGTAGGTACATTTATACGTCCTGATGATATGAGAATAACGCAGGATAGTGGTTATCTAGTTACAAATTCAATAAATGATTCATCAGGGGTCGGAGATATAAGCATCTTGAAATTAGATAAAAATGTGGAAAAAGAATGGCATATAACAAGAGGGGTATTAAATTATGTAGAACATACACCCTGTGTCTATGTAGATAGTGACAATAGTTATATAATCGGATATCAGCAAGATAATTTAAGTGGTGTAAATATCAACTATACGGTACGGAGCAAGCTAGAAAAAATAGACAGTCTAGGGAATAGTGTATGGGTATATCAAAGTCCCAATACACAGCAAATTCATGGAGTTAATGATTTAATAAAAAGCAAAGATGGAGGTTGGGTTATTGCTTCTGCATGGGGAAGTGAACGATTGGGAGCTACAGGGACATGGTCTACCCCTATTCAGGAAGCCTATGTTTATAAACTAGATAGTAGCCGTAACTTTTTATGGGGAACCAAATTTCATTCAGATGCTTTGACCACAGCAAATTTTCAAAAAATTGTAGCATTAGAAGATAGTAGCTTGGTCGCCTTTGGAACAGTAGTTCGATTATATCCACAACCCAACCCAATTTATAATATCATCCATGGTAGAATCGTAAAATTATCCCCAAATGGAGATAGTATTTGGAGTCGAGAATATGAATACCTCAATGCCGCCAATTCAGCATACACTATCTACGATGCAGAGCGAACGCCAGATGGTGGTTTCTTGATTTGTGGAGAAGCGAATATTATAGGGACAGGCGTTCATCAACAAGGCTGGTTACTAAAACTAGACGAGGAAGGCTGTTTGGTACCAGGCTGTCATTTGGTATCGGGAGTATTGCCTACTCAAAGACCTGCTGCTCTAAATCTGCTGCTCTATCCCAATCCCACAACCGACTATTTAAATGTCCATTATTACAATCCTAGCCCCCAAGAAGATTTAAGCTTTCGAGTGCTGGATGTACAAGGTCGCCTCTTAAAGGAGTATAAGACCTACGACCAATCGGACAAAACGTATATCCTCTCCGTATATGATTTGGAGGCTGGGGTTTATATCTTGGAGCTAAGGCAGAAGGGGGCTTTGATTGGGAGTGAGGAGTTTTTGAAGCGGTAA